One genomic region from Deltaproteobacteria bacterium HGW-Deltaproteobacteria-18 encodes:
- the argF gene encoding ornithine carbamoyltransferase has translation MKHFLSINSLMATEAMGLVLRAKEMKDADYRSDLLAGKTLAMIFEKASTRTRVSFEVGIRHLGGDTIFMTPADSQLGRSEPLKDTARVLSRYVQGMVVRTFAQKNVEDLARYGSIPVVNALTDMFHPCQIMSDMLTIYERTTNLKDLVISWIGDGNNMANSWINASVYFGFQLNIACPDGYTPNTAVLERALKMGAKVFVTDDPKTAIAGSHFVNTDVWASMGQEAEQKKREKAFAGYQVDEELLALADPNAKVLHCLPAHRGEEISESVFEGPQSIVFDQAENRLHMQKAILEWIYS, from the coding sequence ATGAAGCATTTTTTATCGATTAATAGTCTGATGGCCACCGAGGCCATGGGTCTGGTGCTGCGGGCCAAGGAAATGAAGGACGCGGATTACCGTTCCGACCTGCTTGCCGGAAAGACTCTGGCCATGATTTTCGAGAAGGCCTCCACGCGCACGCGCGTGTCTTTCGAGGTCGGCATCCGTCATCTGGGCGGCGACACGATCTTCATGACCCCTGCCGATTCCCAGCTGGGACGCAGCGAGCCGCTGAAAGACACGGCTCGCGTCTTGTCGCGTTACGTGCAGGGCATGGTCGTGCGCACCTTCGCCCAGAAAAACGTCGAGGATCTGGCCCGCTACGGAAGCATCCCGGTGGTCAACGCTTTGACGGACATGTTTCACCCCTGTCAGATCATGAGCGACATGCTGACCATCTATGAGCGCACCACGAATCTTAAAGACCTGGTCATCTCCTGGATCGGGGATGGCAACAACATGGCCAATTCATGGATCAACGCCAGCGTATATTTCGGGTTTCAGCTCAATATCGCCTGCCCCGACGGCTACACCCCGAATACGGCGGTGCTGGAGCGGGCGCTGAAAATGGGCGCCAAGGTCTTTGTGACCGATGATCCGAAGACGGCCATCGCCGGCTCCCATTTCGTCAACACCGACGTGTGGGCCTCCATGGGGCAGGAAGCGGAGCAGAAAAAGCGCGAAAAGGCCTTTGCCGGATACCAGGTCGACGAAGAACTGCTCGCCCTGGCCGACCCGAATGCCAAGGTGCTGCATTGCCTGCCCGCCCATCGCGGCGAGGAGATCAGCGAATCGGTGTTCGAAGGACCTCAGTCCATCGTTTTTGATCAGGCCGAAAACCGTCTGCACATGCAGAAGGCCATTCTGGAGTGGATTTACAGCTAA
- a CDS encoding argininosuccinate synthase, whose product MSKIEKVVLAYSGGLDTSAILKWIKKTYECEVITMTADLGQAEELDGLEDKALSTGATKAYVVDLQEEFVSDYVFPMFRANAVYEGGYLLGTSIARPLIAKRMVEIALAEGAQAVAHGATGKGNDQVRFELSTLALAPQLKTIAPWREWDLNSRTDLLAFCEENGISVPVTREKPYSCDRNLLHLSFEGGELEDPWSEPGPGTYQLSVNPEDAPNTPEVITLDFEQGNPVALNGQALSPAKMLAALNEFGGRHGIGRLDMVENRFVGMKSRGVYETPGGAILQRAHRDLEGVCMDRELLHLRDTLIPRYAEMVYNGYWFAPEREALQAFMDKAQETVTGTVRLKLYKGGVYPLGRKSPYSLYNPELATFEKDEVYNQADAAGFIKLHGLRLQARQPFLNKIKG is encoded by the coding sequence ATGAGCAAGATAGAAAAAGTCGTGTTGGCGTATTCAGGTGGCCTCGACACCTCGGCCATCCTGAAATGGATCAAGAAAACCTACGAATGCGAAGTCATCACCATGACCGCGGACCTGGGTCAGGCCGAGGAACTGGACGGACTGGAGGACAAGGCTCTTTCCACCGGCGCGACCAAGGCCTATGTCGTGGATCTGCAGGAAGAGTTCGTCTCCGATTATGTTTTCCCCATGTTTAGGGCCAACGCGGTCTATGAGGGGGGCTACCTGCTCGGAACTTCCATCGCCCGTCCGCTCATCGCCAAGCGCATGGTCGAGATCGCCCTGGCCGAAGGCGCCCAGGCCGTTGCCCACGGCGCCACTGGAAAGGGCAATGACCAGGTCCGCTTTGAGCTCTCCACCCTGGCTTTGGCCCCGCAGCTCAAAACCATAGCCCCCTGGCGTGAATGGGACCTCAACTCCCGCACCGACCTGCTCGCCTTTTGCGAAGAGAACGGCATTTCCGTGCCTGTGACCCGGGAAAAACCCTATTCCTGCGATCGTAACCTGCTGCACCTGAGCTTCGAGGGCGGAGAATTGGAAGACCCATGGTCCGAACCCGGTCCCGGCACCTATCAGCTGAGCGTCAATCCCGAGGACGCACCGAATACCCCGGAGGTCATCACCCTGGACTTCGAGCAGGGCAACCCCGTGGCCCTGAACGGACAGGCCCTGAGCCCCGCGAAGATGCTTGCGGCCCTTAACGAATTTGGTGGACGGCACGGTATCGGACGTCTGGACATGGTCGAGAACCGCTTTGTGGGCATGAAGTCCCGCGGCGTCTACGAGACTCCGGGCGGAGCCATCCTGCAGCGCGCCCATCGTGACCTTGAAGGGGTATGCATGGATCGCGAACTCCTGCATCTGCGGGACACGCTCATCCCCCGCTACGCCGAGATGGTCTACAACGGCTACTGGTTCGCTCCCGAGCGCGAAGCGTTGCAGGCTTTCATGGACAAGGCCCAGGAGACCGTGACCGGCACTGTGCGCCTGAAGCTCTACAAGGGCGGGGTCTATCCTCTGGGCCGCAAGTCTCCGTATTCTCTTTACAATCCGGAGCTGGCCACCTTTGAAAAGGATGAAGTGTACAACCAGGCCGACGCGGCCGGATTCATCAAGTTGCACGGCCTTCGCCTGCAGGCCCGTCAGCCGTTTCTGAACAAGATCAAGGGCTAG